The Mytilus trossulus isolate FHL-02 chromosome 3, PNRI_Mtr1.1.1.hap1, whole genome shotgun sequence genome contains a region encoding:
- the LOC134709788 gene encoding D-beta-hydroxybutyrate dehydrogenase-like, protein MEGKVAVVTGSTTGIGLGIARHLANLGCNVILTGLGGATLIDGLVEEFTRKYAGKTYFVACDLTKEDEINTFCSNICSIFPEGIDILVNNAGIQFTASIENYPLDTWNNMMAVGLTAPFLLIQEFLPKMKKKGWGRIVNMASMMGIISGPELAAYSACKSALIGLTKGVALEAARHGVTCNVVCPGYSDAPIFYHKIEKHAAANSLSFDCAKGELFSTLNPHKKPITVQEIAELVSFLCTSGADSMTCSPILMDAGNTIK, encoded by the exons ATGGAAGGAAAAGTCGCTGTAGTAACAGGATCAACCACTGGCATAGGACTCGGCATCGCTCGGCATTTAGCTAATCTTGGATGCAATGTTATTCTCACGGGATTAGGAGGCGCAACTTTGATAGATGGTTTAGTAGAGGAGTTCACTag AAAATATGCTggcaaaacatattttgttgcATGTGATTTGACGAAAGAGGAtgaaatcaatacattctgcTCGAACATTTGTAGCATCTTTCCAGAGGGTATAGATATTCTGGTAAATAATGCAG GAATCCAGTTTACAGCAAGCATAGAAAACTATCCACTAGATACATGGAACAATATGATGGCTGTTGGCCTGACGGCTCCCTTCTTGTTGATACAAGAGTTCttaccaaaaatgaagaaaaaag GATGGGGAAGAATTGTAAACATGGCATCCATGATGGGTATTATAAGTGGACCAGAACTGGCTGCCTACAGTGCCTGTAAATCAGCATTAATTGGACTAACAAAA GGTGTTGCACTAGAAGCTGCCCGGCACGGTGTTACATGTAATGTAGTTTGTCCAGGCTATTCTGATGCACCAA tattttatcacaaaatagaaaaacatgCAGCTGCCAATTCTCTGTCTTTTGATTGTGCTAag GGAGAACTGTTTAGTACACTTAATCCACACAAGAAACCAATAACAGTACAAGAG ATTGCTGAGCTGGTATCGTTTCTTTGTACTTCCGGTGCTGACAGTATGACATGTTCCCCAATACTAATGGATGCTGgaaatacaattaaataa